TCACCTGCCGCATAGCTTGCGGGCCAGGCTCGCCCACGCTTGGCCCAGGGAATCCTCGGTATGGCCGCCCTCGCTGAGTTGATACTCGACGTAGTCGGCATCGAGCAGGGCCAGCAGGGCGTCGGTCTGCACGGCCAGATCGCCGGTGGTGTGTGCGGCCTGCAGTAACACCTGAACGTGGCGGCGCTGAACGGCGGCCGCACCGACCCGTCGAGTCTGCGGGTCGCGGTTGGCCGCGGACAGCAATTCGTGGTGGGTGTGGACGAAGCAGATCCGTTCCCGGCCGAACGCGACCAGTCGCTCGAGCGGCGGTGCGTCGGGACCCAGGGGCGGCGGACCGAACAGGAATGCCTGCTGGCTGGCCTTCTCGTCCTCGTCGAGCAGCACCGTCATCAGCCCGGCCCGGCTGCCGAAACGCCGGAACACAGTGCCCTTGCCGACACCGGCGGCCACGGCGACGTCGTCCATGGTGACGGCGTCCGCGCCGCGCTGCCGTACCAGCTCGCGGGCCGCGGCCAGCAGTAGCGCGCGGTTGCGCGCGGCATCGCTGCGTTCGTGTTGCGGCTGTTGTGGAGCCGATACCGTCAGCTCGATCCCGGTCACACCCGTACTTTAGCTCGATCGGAATAAAGTGGACTATAGTCCGGTTAAGCCGTGCAAGGATGTAGACCAACTAGTGAAGGGGACGACAGAAGTGACAGAGTCCAAGATCCTGGCCCTGGTGGGCAGCCTGCGTACGGCGTCGGTCAACCGCCAGATTGCCGAACTCGCCGGCCAGATCGCCCCCGAGGGCGTCGCCGTCACCGTGTTCGACTCGCTCGCCGAGTTGCCGTTCTACAACGAGGACATCGACCCGGCGGTGGGCGCGCAGAACGACGAGCCGCCGGCGGTTGCCGCGCTGCGGGCCGCGGCGCGCGAGGCCGACGCCGCGTTAGTGGTCACGCCGGAGTACAACGGCACCATTCCCGCGGTGCTCAAGAATGCCATCGACTGGCTGTCCCGGCCGTTCGGCAACGGTGCGTTGAAGGGCAAGCCGCTGGCGGTGATCGGGGGTTCGCTCGGTCAATACGGTGGCGTGTGGGCGCACGACGAGACCCGCAAGTCGTTCGGTATCGCCGGGGCACGGGTGGTCGAGTCGATCAAGCTTTCGGTGCCGTTCAAGACCCTGGACGGGAAGGCTCCCGCCGAGCACGAAGAGCTGTCGGCCAGCGTGCGCGACGTGCTCGGCAAGCTCGTTGCCGAGGTCGGCTGACTCGGTCCTGTCAAGGCCGCCGACGAGTTCGTCGGCGGCTTTGCTGGCGGGTGGCGTCGCGCGCGGCGGGACCGCGAGTTGTCGGTACCCGCTGGTATATCCATTGGCATGCGTAGCCCCTCTGTACCGTCGCGGTCAATTTGTGATCTGCGACACGCCGACGACACGCCCGGCAATGGCTTACGACCTGCGAATTTCAAGAATGTTGTTTCGAACATCTTGTATCTCTTCTCGTTGTCACCCCCTAGGTGTAGTGTTCCGGGGACCGGCAGAACCCAGGTTCACCAACTCTCGTCCAGGTCTTCGTCGACCAGGCGGAGCGCGATGATCCTCCCGGACTCGGTCTCACCACATCTCTCGATTTGGTGGCCGCAGAACGGGAATCTGGGGGCTCTCCGGGGCGCTGAACATAACGCAGAACCACCACTCCAGCCGTTGCCAGTCCTGTTAACCTCTCACTCCCGCAAAGGAGCGGTACGCCCATGAGCATCACCGTCTACAGCAAGCCAGCATGCGTGCAGTGCGTCGCCACCTACAAGGCGCTGGACAAGCAGGGCATCGCCTACGAAAAGGTCGACATCACCCTGGACCCAGAAGCGCGCGACTACGTGATGGCGCTCGGCTACCTGCAGGCGCCCGTCGTGGTGGCCGACAACGCCCACTGGTCCGGTTTCCGGCCCGACCGCATCAAGGCGCTCGCCGAAGCCGCGCTGAGCGCCTAGCCGGCGGTAAAACGAACAGGGGGCTGCGGCGTCATGGAGAACCGGGGGCACAACCTGGTCTACTTCTCCTCCGTGTCGGAGAACACCCACCGCTTTGTGCAGAAGCTGGGTGTTCCCGCTATGCGGATACCGCTGCATGGCCGCATCGAGGTCGACGAGCCGTACGTGCTGATTCTGCCCACGTACGGCGGCGGGAAGGCCACCCCCGACATCAACAACGGTGGCTACGTCCCCAAGCAGGTCATCGCCTTCTTGAACAACGAGCACAACCGCTCACTGATCCGCGGCGTCATCGCCGCGGGCAACAACAACTTCGGTGCCGAATTCGCCTACGCGGGCAACGTGGTATCCCGCAAGTGCGGAGTTCCGTACCTGTACCGATTCGAATTGATGGGTACCGAGGACGACGTGAACGCCGTCCGTGCGGGCTTATCTGACTTTTGGGCTCAATATTGGAAGGAACAGACGTGTCACCAACCGTCACTGCAGAGCCTGTAACCGCCGGCACGATCGCGTCGCAGAACGAAACGGATTACCACGCGCTCAACGCGATGCTGAATCTGTACGACGCAGACGGCAAGATTCAGTTTGAGAAAGACGTGCTCGCTGCACGGCAGTACTTCTTGGAACACGTCAACCAGAACACCGTGTTCTTCCACAATCAGGACGAGAAGCTCGACTACCTCATCCAGAAGAACTATTACGAGCGGGAGGTTCTCGACCAGTACTCGCGAAACTTCGTCAAGACGCTGCTGGATCGAGCCTACGCCAAGAAGTTTCGCTTCCCGACGTTCCTGGGCGCGTTCAAGTACTACACCTCTTACACGCTGAAGACCTTCGACGGTAAACGCTACCTGGAGCGGTTCGAGGACCGCGTGGTCATGGTCGCGCTGACCCTGGCGGCGGGTGACAATGCGCTGGCCGAGAAGCTAGTGGACGAGATCATCGACGGCCGGTTCCAGCCAGCTACCCCGACCTTCCTCAACTCGGGGAAGAAGCAACGCGGAGAGCCGGTTTCGTGCTTCCTGCTTCGCATCGAGGACAACATGGAGTCCATTGGGCGCTCCATCAACTCTGCCCTGCAGCTTTCCAAGCGCGGCGGGGGAGTTGCCTTGCTGCTGACCAATATTCGTGAGCACGGCGCACCGATCAAGAACATCGAGAACCAATCCTCGGGCGTCATCCCGATCATGAAGCTGCTCGAGGACTCGTTTTCCTATGCCAATCAGCTGGGTGCGCGTCAGGGCGCTGGCGCGGTTTACCTCAACGCGCATCACCCCGACATCTACCGCTTCCTGGACACCAAGCGGGAGAACGCCGATGAGAAGATCCGCATCAAGACGCTCAGCCTGGGCGTGGTGATCCCCGACATCACCTTCGAGCTCGCCAAGAAGAACGAGGACATGTACCTGTTCTCGCCTTACGACGTCGAACGTGTCTACGGCATGGCCTTCGCCGACATCTCGGTCACCGAAAAGTATTACGAGATGGTCGATGACGCACGCATCCGAAAGACCAAGATCAAGGCGCGTGAGTTCTTCCAGACCCTGGCCGAGCTGCAGTTCGAGTCCGGTTACCCCTACATCATGTTCGAGGACACGGTGAACCGGGCCAATCCCATCGAGGGCAAGATCACCCACTCCAACCTGTGCTCGGAGATCCTGCAGGTCTCGACGCCGTCGCTGTTCAATGACGACTTGTCGTACGCCAAAGTGGGCAAAGACATTTCGTGCAACCTGGGGTCGCTGAACATCGCCAAGACGATGGACTCGCCGGATTTCGCGCAGACCATCGAGGTGGCCATCCGAGCGCTGACCGCCGTCAGCGACCAGACCCACATCACATCGGTGCCGTCAATCGAGCAGGGCAACAACGATTCCCATGCGATCGGCCTCGGGCAGATGAACCTGCACGGGTACCTGGCGCGGGAGGGCATCTTCTACGGTTCCGAAGAGGGCATCGACTTCACCAATATCTACTTCTACTCGGTGCTCTACCACGCGCTGCGCGCTTCGAACCGCATCGCGATCGAACGAGGTACACACTTCAAGGGATTCGAGCGGTCCAAGTACGCCTCGGGGGAGTTCTTCGACAAGTACACCGAGCAGGTCTGGGAGCCGGCCACCGACAAGGTGCGCCAGCTCTTCGCCGACGCCGACATCCGCATCCCGACCCAGGACGACTGGAAGCGACTCAAGGAGTCGGTGCAACAGCACGGCATCTACAACCAGAACCTGCAGGCGGTGCCGCCGACCGGGTCGATCTCCTACATCAACCACTCGACGTCGTCGATCCACCCGATTGTGTCGAAGGTGGAGATTCGCAAGGAAGGCAAGATCGGCCGCGTCTACTACCCGGCGCCCTACATGACCAACGAGAACCTGGAGTACTACCAGGACGCCTACGAGATCGGTTACGAGAAGATCATCGACACCTACGCCGCGGCTACCCAGCACGTAGACCAGGGGTTGTCGCTGACTTTGTTCTTCAAGGACACCGCCACCACGCGCGACGTGAACAAGGCGCAAATCTATGCCTGGCGCAAGGGCATAAAAACGCTGTACTACATCCGGTTGCGGCAGATGGCCCTAGAAGGTACCGAGGTCGAGGGCTGCGTGTCCTGCATGCTTTAGGGCTGTTCTAGCTAAGTCGCAGGCCAGGGAAAATGCTCCCTGGCCTGCTTCTTTATCTCCCACGGTCTAACCTAATTTTGCGCCCGATGGGCAGTGGCCGGATACCGAACTGCATCACGGCGACTGTCACACAGCCTGCGACGACCGGCCACAAAGCGCTCCGCAGTTTGTGCCGAGTTCCTCGCGGTCCCAGGGTCCGTGCTCGTGGCCAAGGAGTACGTGGCCACCCTGCCCCCCTACCGGCAGAAGGATCTGCGGGAGCAGGAGGCCCGCGGTGAGCTGCGGATCGTGCCGCGGATCGAGATGGAGCTGGGCTCGGCGGAGTAAGTCGGTCAGTTCAGCTGTTCGGTGTACACGTCGGGCCGCGGATCGGTGGCCACCTCCTCGACGGGCGACACCGTGGCATAAGCGCACGGATCGGGGCCACTGGGGTCCTCGTGCGACAGCCGACTACGCCGCGCGCAGCACCTTGTTCATCGGCTTGCCGCGCGCGAGTTCGTCTACGAGCTTGTCGAGGTAGCGGATCTTCTGCATCAGCGGGTCCTCGATCTCCTGCACCTTCACCCCGCACACGACGCCGGTAATCAGCGAGGCGTTCGGGTTCAGCGAGGCGTCGGCGAAGAACTCCGAGAACGTGGTCTCGTCATCGAGATGGCGCCGCAGCGTCGCCTCGTCGAAGCCGGTCAGCCAGCAGATGGCCTCGTCGAGTTCGGCCTGCGTGCGGCCCTTGCGCTCCAACTTTGCCAGGTAGTGCGGGTACACCGCGGCGACGGCGGTGCTGAAGATCCGGTGCTCCATGCGTCGAGGCTACGGCGTGGTGGGGACACCGGGTGACATCGCGACATCCATGACTCACATCACATCTCGTTCTTGTCAGGAATTGAGACGCTGTCCCGCTCAAGTAGACGACAGGGAGTTAAGGGAACCGACAGGAGCGGCACATGGAGCACCGCATCGTCGTCCTCGGCGCCGGGTATGCCGGGGCCTACGTGGCAGCGACCCTGGCCCGCCGTCTATCCGCGGTGGACACCGCGATCACCGTGGTCAACGCCGAGTCGGAGCTCGCTGCCCCTTCAGCTCTGTGTCGCTTTTGGGGCTGCTGCCGCCAGCTCGTCCAGCAGCTTCAAGGACAAGAACGTCATCGGCCCTTTGTCCTCGAACTTGTGTCCCACGTTGCCGGCGATCCCGCCCTGCACCGCGAGTTCCGTCTGCAGGTCCAGTTTGAGCTGGGGGCTGCCCGCGGAGAAGTCAAGGTCGGCCAGGTCCACCCACACGATGTTGGGCCGGGTGGTGGATTCGTAGACGTACCGCTTGTTGGTCAGGTCCAGGACCACCTGCCAGATCGTCTGAGAGGCGTCGGGCTTGCCGGGGTCGGGGATGCGGAAAGGTTGTGCGGCATTGCGAATCACCGAGAACATGCTGGCGATCGCCTGAACCTGCCCGGTCGGCTCGGGCAGCCGGTGCACGTAATAGGTGGCGCGGGCGAACCGGTCGCTGGCCAATGTCGAGCCGGGCAGCGGTGCGGTGCCGCCGAGACCCTCGAAGCTCTTCACCAGCTCGAGCTGCTGATCGAAGGTGGGTGAATTCGTCATCACGCGGTAGTTCTTGCTGTGGTAGACCTTTGGCCGCCCCTCGACGTACTCGATGATCGCCGAATCGCCGGTAGCGTCGTCGAGTGCGAGGTGAATCGTGGGCGGGTTTCCACCAGTGGGGTCATCCATCTGCACCACCTGAACGTCGGTGTCAGCGATCCATTGGACCGCCTCGGCGACGGTTTCGAAGTTGTCCAGGAAGTACTGCAGCCAGATCGCTTGGCTGAGTTGGGGGCGCGAATCGTCGGGCACGCCGTAGCTGGACTCGGCCAGCCACAGTACGTGCCCAGCTAGCCCGGCTTCGTTAAGTCCATCCACGGAGATGATGTCGAACGCGGTGGCGATCACGCTGCCGAATGTCGACGTCCAGCGCAGCTTGCCGGTGACACCGTCGTCGCGGCTGACGCCTCGTGGCTGCTTCCACAAGTTGGTCATCAAGTCGCGGTGGAAGTCCATGTTTCTGCCAACCAGGACCGCGTCGCCCGCATCGGGCCAGATGACTCGTGTGCACATGCGATCCACCCTATCCAGCTGCGCATGACCTAGCGGCTGCCACGGGCATTGCCGGTCAAATCCCGCTGGGTGGCGGCGGGAACGCCGAGTCTGCCCAGGTCAACCGATGCCACGCGGTATGGTGCTTGGCGTGGTGAGAATTAGCCGACCCCACCCCAGCGCCAAGCCTGGGGCCAAGGTCGACGCGCGCAGCGAGCGTTGGCGCGAGCACCGCAAGAAGGTGCGTGCCGAGATCGTCGAGGCGGCCTTCCGGGCAATCGACCGCCTGGGACCCGAGTTGAGCATCCGTGAGATCGCCGAGGAGGCCGGCACCGCGAAGCCCAAGATCTACCGGCACTTCACCGACAAGTCAGACCTGTTCCTGGCCATCGGGGAACGCCTGCGGGACATGCTCTGGGGGGCAATCTTCCCCTCGATCAACCTGGCCACCGACTCCGCGCGCGAGGTCATCCGCCGTGCCGTCGAGGAGTTCGTCACGCTGCTTGACCAGCACCCCAACGTCATGCGGGTGTTCATCCAGGGCGGCTCTAGCGCGCAATCCAAGGCGACTGTGAGGACCCTGAACGAGGGGCGCGAGATCACGCTGACCATCGCCGAAATGTTCAACAACGAGTTGCAGGACATGGAACTCAATCGCGACGCACTCGAGCTCGCGGCGTTTGCTGCATTCGGCTCGGCGGCATCGGCCACCGAATGGTGGCTGGGGCCCGATCCGGACAGTCCGCGCTCCATGACGCGGGAGCAATTCGTCGCCCAGCTGACGACGATCATGATGGGCATCATCGTCGGGACCGCCGACACGCTGGGCATCAAGATGGACCCCGACAAGCCCATTCACGACGCCCTGCCCGCCGCTTCAGCGTGAGCTGGGCCTCAGCAACGTTGACATCGCGGTAGGGATCGACAACACTCGGGCTTATCCGATACCCCGGGTACTGGGTATTGTTGTCAAGTAAGGAAGACCGACCCCCCATGACAGAAGTCGTGACCCCGGCCGTAGACGAGAGCGGCAAACCCCAATCTGACCAGCCACCCGTTCACACCCGGGCTGTCATCATCGGCACCGGATTCTCGGGCTTGGGCATGGCGATCGAGCTGCAGAAGCAGGGCGTGGACTTCGTCATCCTGGAGAAGGCCGACGACGTCGGCGGCACCTGGCGGGACAACAGCTACCCCGGCTGTGCCTGCGATATCCCGTCGCACCTGTACTCGTTTTCCTTCGAGCCCAAGCCAGACTGGAAAAACCCGTTCTCCTTCCAGCCCGAGATCTGGGACTACCTCAAGGGTGTCACCGACAAATACGGTCTGCGGCGCTTCATCAAATTCAACGCGTTAGTGGACCGCGGTTACTGGGACGACGACGAGTACCGCTGGCACGTGTTCACCACCGACGGGCGCGAATACATCGCCCAGTTTCTGATCTCCGGAGCCGGCGCGCTCCACATCCCGTCCGTCCCAGAAATCGAGGGTCGACACGAATTCGCGGGTCCCGCTTTCCATTCCGCGGAGTGGGACCACAGCGTCGACCTGACCGGAAAGCGCGTCGCGATCATCGGGACCGGAGCCAGCGCGATTCAGATCGTGCCCGAGATCGTCGACCAGGTCGCCGAACTCAAGCTCTATCAGCGCACCCCGCCCTGGGTGGTGCCGCGATCCAACCCCGAGATCCCGCCGCGGCTGCGGGCTGCCATGCAGAACGTGCCTGGTCTGCGGGCCCTCACACGTCTGGCTATCTACTGGGGCCAGGAGGCGTTGGCGATTGGCATGACCAAGCGGCCGAACGCGCTGAAATTCATCGAGCTCTACGCGAAGTACAACATCCGGCGCTCGGTGAAAGACCGTGAGCTGCGCCGCAAGCTGACCCCGAACTACCGCATCGGTTGCAAGCGAATCCTGAACTCCACGACGTACTACCGCGCGGTCGCGAATCCCAAAACCGAAGTGGTGACCGACGGGATCACCCGGATCACCCGGGACGGGATCGTCTCCGCCGACGGTCGTGAGCGCCCGGTGGACGTGATCGTCTACGCCACCGGCTTTCACGTCACCGACTCCTACACCTACGTGCAGATCAAGGGTCAGCACGGCGAGGACCTGGTGGACCGGTGGAACCGCGAGGGTATCGGCGCCCACCGCGGTGTCACCGTTGCCGACGTTCCCAACTTGTTCTTCCTGCTGGGACCCAACACGGGCCTCGGGCACAACTCGGTGGTATTCATGATCGAGTCTCAAATCCACTACGTGGCCGACGCAATCGCCAAGTGCGACAAGATGAAAGCGCAAGCTTTGGCCCCCACCCGCGAGGCTCAGGATCGGTTCAACGACGAGCTGCAGGAGAGGCTGTCCCAATCGGTGTGGAACAACGGCGGCTGCGCCAGCTGGTACCTCGACGAGCACGGCAAGAACACCGTGCTGTGGGGCGGCTACACCTGGCAGTACTGGCGGGCCACCCGCTCGGTGAAGCCCGACGAGTACCGGTTCTTCGGGGTCGGCAAGCGGCCGGCGCTAACCGCTCAGTAGCTGCGCGAAGACCTGCGCCGCCGCGTCGACGCCCGCATCATCTTCGGTAGCGACGAGGTCGAGCAACAGTCCGCGGATGACCGCGAGCCCGAGGCGCGCCAGCGCGGGATCGGCGGAGCCCTTCGTGACGGCGTCGGCTGCCTGCAGCCAGCCGGTGACGGCGCCGGGAATCATTGTGGCGAACGACTTCTCGCCCTGTGCCGCCCGTGAATAGCACTCGAAGAACAGGCGCTCCAGCTGGCGAAGTTCGGGGCGGCTCACGTCTGCCCACATGGCGGTGAAGTGCTCGGCGGGGTTCGTCGGCAGCTCGGGCAGCACACGCATCTGCCGGCGCTCGACCTCCGTGACCACCGCCAGCAGCAGCTCTTCCCGGGATCCGAAGTGGTGCAAGAGCATTCGATGGCTGGTGCCGACCGCGGCGGCGACATCGCGCAGTGACCTGTCGCCCACCCCGCGGGCGGCGAATTCCTCGACCAGCGCGCCGAGGAGTTGCCTGCGCCGGTCGGTGTCAGGCGCGCGAACCACGGGCGCCCCGGCGCTGCTCGGATCGCTTGGTCAGGCCGCGTGCCTCCATGTCGAGGTAGCGCTTGGTCATGTTCGTCATGAGGCGGCCGACCAAGGCGCCGAGTACGCCTTGCTGGTCGATGCGCTGGCGCACCAGGGTGCGGCCGCCGGGTTGGGGAATGACCTCGTGACTCGCCTTCGCCAGGGCACCCGGAGCACGTTGTTCCCAAGTCCAGGACATGCCGGGTTCGATCTCGGTGACCCGCCAGACGAGTTTGCCCATCCGGGGCTGCTTGATCGCGAACCGTTTGCCCAACGCCAGGCCTGGGCCGTCCAGGGCAACCAGGGAAGTCACCGACTCGGTCCACTCGGGCCAGCGTTCGACATCGCTGAAGACTTCCCAGACCACCTCTGACGATGCGTCGATCTCAAAGCTGTGTTCGATAAGCATGTACCAAATGGTACATGCTTAGGTGTGAGCAAGTCGTGCTGCGGTCAGCCAGGCTTACGGCCCCATGCGGCGACAACCAATCCGCCCCGGTAGAGGAACGAAGGGTCTGCGAAAGCCCGCTGCGCCGCTGCCGCATCCGCCTGCTTCACCACGCCGTTGGCGACCATGGCGTCATCCACCGGCAGAAATGATTGAATCATCAACTGCGACATAGGGCTTCGTCCGGAACTGACCAACGCGACAGCCTCGTTCTGCAGATCGGTCAGCGCCAATGCCTGCATGTGCACCGGCAACGTGCGGCCGTAGCGCAGATCCATGACCCCGCCAGCTGAGAGGAACTTGATTCGCGTGTTCGCGCAGAGGTCGAACGCCGCGGCGAGGGGATGCGTTGCGTCGGCCGCCTCAACAGTGCCGTTATCGACGTCTTCGACCATCAACCAGCAACCGGGGCGAAGCGCGGTGACCAGGCGTTGCAGCGCCGCAACCGGATCGCGCAGATGCGTCAGGACCGATCGGGCGTGTACCAGGTCATACGCCGACGGCTCAAGCGGATCTTGAGTGATGTCAGCGCGCCGGACCTCGACGTTTTGTGCGGAGAGATCGCGGAGAAACCGTGTATCGAGATCGACGGCGACGACCTTCCCGCCGGGTCCTACCCGTCGGGAGAGCCAGCACACGACAGAGCCTGCGCCCGCGCCTACCTCGAGGCATCGCCAGCCTTCGGCAACGCCGATACTAGTCGAGCAGACGAAACGAGGAGGGATCGTTGTACTGCTCGATGAGTCGCAACCGCGTCAGTTCGTCACTTGCGTGGCTGTCGGTCCAGAAATAGCCGCTGCTTGCGCCGTCTTCGTGCTCCAAACCACCACCCCCCTATCAGGCAACGACACGTGCAGCAAATGTCGCAAAAGTAAGTGTTGAGCGAGCCCCGCTCAGTGGTTCACCACGTTATAGAGGTTATCGTCCGGACCAGGGAATATCTGCCGTTTCAGGTTGCTCCGCTGGCTTTGACGACGACTGGCGACACGCCGCCAAACACAACTTATTGTGTTACGCCGCCTTGTCGGACACCAGGGGTAGTGTCTGAGGCCTAAGCAAGTCCGGCGTGGCCGGCAGCCAATTTCGCACCTGGTGAAGTGGGGTTCTGGTGAGTGGAAATGCAAAGCTGATCGACCGCGTCTCGGCGATCAACTGGAACCGTCTGCAAGACGATAAAGACGCCGAGGTTTGGGACCGCCTGACCGGCAACTTCTGGTTGCCAGAGAAGGTGCCAGTGTCCAACGACATCCCGTCCTGGGGCACGCTGACTGCCCACGAAAAGCAGCTGACCATGCGGGTGTTCACGGGCCTCACCATGCTGGACACCATCCAGGGCACCGTGGGTGCGGTGAGCCTCATCCCCGACGCGTTGACCCCGCACGAGGAGGCGGTTTACACCAACATCGCTTTCATGGAGTCGGTGCACGCCAAGAGCTACAGTCAGATCTTTTCCACGCTGTGCTCGACCGCCGAGATCGACGACGCTTTCCGCTGGTCGGAGGAGAATCCCAACCTGCAGCGCAAAGCCGAGATCGTGCTGGAGTACTACCGCGGCGACGAGCCGCTCAAGCGCAAGGTCGCCTCCACGCTGCTGGAGAGCTTCCTGTTCTACTCCGGCTTCTACTTACCGATGTACTGGTCGAGCCGGGCCAAGCTGACCA
The nucleotide sequence above comes from Mycobacterium vicinigordonae. Encoded proteins:
- a CDS encoding TetR/AcrR family transcriptional regulator, coding for MTGIELTVSAPQQPQHERSDAARNRALLLAAARELVRQRGADAVTMDDVAVAAGVGKGTVFRRFGSRAGLMTVLLDEDEKASQQAFLFGPPPLGPDAPPLERLVAFGRERICFVHTHHELLSAANRDPQTRRVGAAAVQRRHVQVLLQAAHTTGDLAVQTDALLALLDADYVEYQLSEGGHTEDSLGQAWASLARKLCGR
- a CDS encoding NAD(P)H-dependent oxidoreductase; translation: MTESKILALVGSLRTASVNRQIAELAGQIAPEGVAVTVFDSLAELPFYNEDIDPAVGAQNDEPPAVAALRAAAREADAALVVTPEYNGTIPAVLKNAIDWLSRPFGNGALKGKPLAVIGGSLGQYGGVWAHDETRKSFGIAGARVVESIKLSVPFKTLDGKAPAEHEELSASVRDVLGKLVAEVG
- a CDS encoding redoxin NrdH; its protein translation is MSITVYSKPACVQCVATYKALDKQGIAYEKVDITLDPEARDYVMALGYLQAPVVVADNAHWSGFRPDRIKALAEAALSA
- the nrdI gene encoding class Ib ribonucleoside-diphosphate reductase assembly flavoprotein NrdI, with product MENRGHNLVYFSSVSENTHRFVQKLGVPAMRIPLHGRIEVDEPYVLILPTYGGGKATPDINNGGYVPKQVIAFLNNEHNRSLIRGVIAAGNNNFGAEFAYAGNVVSRKCGVPYLYRFELMGTEDDVNAVRAGLSDFWAQYWKEQTCHQPSLQSL
- the nrdE gene encoding class 1b ribonucleoside-diphosphate reductase subunit alpha, translating into MLNLYDADGKIQFEKDVLAARQYFLEHVNQNTVFFHNQDEKLDYLIQKNYYEREVLDQYSRNFVKTLLDRAYAKKFRFPTFLGAFKYYTSYTLKTFDGKRYLERFEDRVVMVALTLAAGDNALAEKLVDEIIDGRFQPATPTFLNSGKKQRGEPVSCFLLRIEDNMESIGRSINSALQLSKRGGGVALLLTNIREHGAPIKNIENQSSGVIPIMKLLEDSFSYANQLGARQGAGAVYLNAHHPDIYRFLDTKRENADEKIRIKTLSLGVVIPDITFELAKKNEDMYLFSPYDVERVYGMAFADISVTEKYYEMVDDARIRKTKIKAREFFQTLAELQFESGYPYIMFEDTVNRANPIEGKITHSNLCSEILQVSTPSLFNDDLSYAKVGKDISCNLGSLNIAKTMDSPDFAQTIEVAIRALTAVSDQTHITSVPSIEQGNNDSHAIGLGQMNLHGYLAREGIFYGSEEGIDFTNIYFYSVLYHALRASNRIAIERGTHFKGFERSKYASGEFFDKYTEQVWEPATDKVRQLFADADIRIPTQDDWKRLKESVQQHGIYNQNLQAVPPTGSISYINHSTSSIHPIVSKVEIRKEGKIGRVYYPAPYMTNENLEYYQDAYEIGYEKIIDTYAAATQHVDQGLSLTLFFKDTATTRDVNKAQIYAWRKGIKTLYYIRLRQMALEGTEVEGCVSCML
- a CDS encoding DUF2200 domain-containing protein — its product is MEHRIFSTAVAAVYPHYLAKLERKGRTQAELDEAICWLTGFDEATLRRHLDDETTFSEFFADASLNPNASLITGVVCGVKVQEIEDPLMQKIRYLDKLVDELARGKPMNKVLRAA
- a CDS encoding linear amide C-N hydrolase, with amino-acid sequence MCTRVIWPDAGDAVLVGRNMDFHRDLMTNLWKQPRGVSRDDGVTGKLRWTSTFGSVIATAFDIISVDGLNEAGLAGHVLWLAESSYGVPDDSRPQLSQAIWLQYFLDNFETVAEAVQWIADTDVQVVQMDDPTGGNPPTIHLALDDATGDSAIIEYVEGRPKVYHSKNYRVMTNSPTFDQQLELVKSFEGLGGTAPLPGSTLASDRFARATYYVHRLPEPTGQVQAIASMFSVIRNAAQPFRIPDPGKPDASQTIWQVVLDLTNKRYVYESTTRPNIVWVDLADLDFSAGSPQLKLDLQTELAVQGGIAGNVGHKFEDKGPMTFLSLKLLDELAAAAPKATQS
- a CDS encoding TetR/AcrR family transcriptional regulator; this encodes MVRISRPHPSAKPGAKVDARSERWREHRKKVRAEIVEAAFRAIDRLGPELSIREIAEEAGTAKPKIYRHFTDKSDLFLAIGERLRDMLWGAIFPSINLATDSAREVIRRAVEEFVTLLDQHPNVMRVFIQGGSSAQSKATVRTLNEGREITLTIAEMFNNELQDMELNRDALELAAFAAFGSAASATEWWLGPDPDSPRSMTREQFVAQLTTIMMGIIVGTADTLGIKMDPDKPIHDALPAASA
- a CDS encoding flavin-containing monooxygenase yields the protein MTEVVTPAVDESGKPQSDQPPVHTRAVIIGTGFSGLGMAIELQKQGVDFVILEKADDVGGTWRDNSYPGCACDIPSHLYSFSFEPKPDWKNPFSFQPEIWDYLKGVTDKYGLRRFIKFNALVDRGYWDDDEYRWHVFTTDGREYIAQFLISGAGALHIPSVPEIEGRHEFAGPAFHSAEWDHSVDLTGKRVAIIGTGASAIQIVPEIVDQVAELKLYQRTPPWVVPRSNPEIPPRLRAAMQNVPGLRALTRLAIYWGQEALAIGMTKRPNALKFIELYAKYNIRRSVKDRELRRKLTPNYRIGCKRILNSTTYYRAVANPKTEVVTDGITRITRDGIVSADGRERPVDVIVYATGFHVTDSYTYVQIKGQHGEDLVDRWNREGIGAHRGVTVADVPNLFFLLGPNTGLGHNSVVFMIESQIHYVADAIAKCDKMKAQALAPTREAQDRFNDELQERLSQSVWNNGGCASWYLDEHGKNTVLWGGYTWQYWRATRSVKPDEYRFFGVGKRPALTAQ
- a CDS encoding TetR/AcrR family transcriptional regulator: MVRAPDTDRRRQLLGALVEEFAARGVGDRSLRDVAAAVGTSHRMLLHHFGSREELLLAVVTEVERRQMRVLPELPTNPAEHFTAMWADVSRPELRQLERLFFECYSRAAQGEKSFATMIPGAVTGWLQAADAVTKGSADPALARLGLAVIRGLLLDLVATEDDAGVDAAAQVFAQLLSG
- a CDS encoding SRPBCC family protein; protein product: MLIEHSFEIDASSEVVWEVFSDVERWPEWTESVTSLVALDGPGLALGKRFAIKQPRMGKLVWRVTEIEPGMSWTWEQRAPGALAKASHEVIPQPGGRTLVRQRIDQQGVLGALVGRLMTNMTKRYLDMEARGLTKRSEQRRGARGSRA
- a CDS encoding class I SAM-dependent methyltransferase — protein: MCWLSRRVGPGGKVVAVDLDTRFLRDLSAQNVEVRRADITQDPLEPSAYDLVHARSVLTHLRDPVAALQRLVTALRPGCWLMVEDVDNGTVEAADATHPLAAAFDLCANTRIKFLSAGGVMDLRYGRTLPVHMQALALTDLQNEAVALVSSGRSPMSQLMIQSFLPVDDAMVANGVVKQADAAAAQRAFADPSFLYRGGLVVAAWGRKPG